One window of Labilithrix sp. genomic DNA carries:
- a CDS encoding AAA family ATPase, with the protein MLERLHLREVGPAPELEIDFAQRLNVLTGDNGLGKTFLLDLGWWALTRTWPDVDHQAWPRPGDATSTPSIAYSIRGAGKSSMFESKYSWKEQAWPQKGHRPPKPGMVVYMRVDGSFAVWDPARNYYREAPTVGVSAPDRLPAFFFDREQVWKGIGPIEKSVCEGLERDWLTWQSQKDAAFDDLCTALRRLSHDSGEILQPGKPMRMRLEDRRDTPTLMLSYGLTPVPLASAGIKRMLALAYLLVWAWREHKEATRITRQEPTDRIVLLLDEIEAHLHPRWQRALLPSVLDVVNALAAEVDVQLVVATHSPMVLASLETSFDESTDRLHHLVLDHTPKGHRARVETIPWAKQGDVTNWLVSHIFGLKQARSIEAERAIEAAEALMRGAPDEAPPKLRSAASIDAELRRVLAGHDPFWPRWIIEHPELHPGPKQAKRKRSGAKKKGTSRA; encoded by the coding sequence ATGCTTGAGCGCCTTCACCTTCGAGAGGTTGGGCCCGCTCCTGAGCTCGAGATCGACTTCGCGCAGCGGCTCAACGTGCTCACCGGCGACAACGGGCTCGGCAAGACGTTCTTGCTCGACCTTGGGTGGTGGGCGCTCACCCGAACATGGCCTGACGTCGATCACCAGGCGTGGCCGCGGCCGGGCGATGCCACGAGCACTCCGAGCATCGCCTACAGCATTCGAGGAGCTGGCAAGTCCTCGATGTTCGAGAGCAAGTACTCGTGGAAGGAGCAGGCCTGGCCTCAGAAGGGCCATCGGCCCCCGAAGCCAGGGATGGTCGTCTACATGCGAGTCGACGGCAGCTTCGCCGTGTGGGATCCCGCGCGGAACTACTACCGCGAGGCGCCTACCGTCGGCGTGAGCGCGCCCGATCGACTCCCAGCGTTCTTCTTCGACCGAGAGCAGGTCTGGAAGGGCATAGGGCCGATCGAGAAATCCGTTTGCGAGGGGCTCGAGCGCGACTGGCTGACGTGGCAGAGCCAGAAGGACGCCGCGTTCGACGATCTGTGCACGGCGCTCCGGCGCCTCTCGCACGACTCGGGGGAGATCCTGCAGCCGGGAAAGCCGATGCGGATGCGACTCGAGGACCGGCGCGACACCCCGACGCTGATGCTCTCCTACGGCCTCACGCCGGTGCCGCTCGCGTCTGCTGGGATCAAGCGAATGCTCGCGCTCGCCTACTTGCTCGTGTGGGCATGGCGCGAGCACAAGGAAGCGACGCGCATCACGCGACAGGAGCCGACCGATCGAATCGTGCTCCTCCTCGACGAGATCGAGGCGCACCTCCACCCGCGCTGGCAGCGTGCTCTCTTGCCGTCCGTCCTCGACGTGGTCAACGCGCTCGCCGCGGAGGTCGATGTCCAGCTCGTCGTGGCCACACACTCCCCGATGGTGCTCGCCTCGCTCGAGACCTCGTTCGACGAGTCGACCGATCGTCTCCACCATCTCGTGCTCGACCACACGCCGAAGGGGCACCGCGCGCGCGTAGAGACGATCCCCTGGGCGAAGCAAGGCGACGTCACGAACTGGTTGGTCTCTCACATCTTCGGCCTGAAGCAGGCACGCTCGATCGAAGCCGAGCGCGCCATCGAAGCGGCGGAGGCGCTGATGCGCGGAGCGCCGGACGAAGCACCGCCGAAGCTGCGCTCTGCGGCGTCGATCGACGCCGAGCTGCGTCGGGTCCTTGCAGGCCACGATCCGTTCTGGCCTCGATGGATCATCGAGCATCCGGAGCTGCACCCGGGCCCGAAACAGGCGAAGCGCAAGCGCAGCGGCGCGAAGAAGAAGGGAACCTCGCGCGCGTGA
- the thrS gene encoding threonine--tRNA ligase produces the protein MEKRIPAGDLVKQKGQLAPDVIAIKTSDTRLGKNGIVDLFTPIPEDTAFSVIRENDKEGLDVIRHSTAHVMADAVQRLFPGTKVTIGPAIEDGFYYDFDKAGGGSFTEEDLAKIEQTMMEVVAKDTPFRREVVSRNDALALFERMGETFKCEIIRSIPEDEEISLYKHGPAGTKEEWVDVCEGPHVPSTGKLRAVKLTSVAGAYWRGDERNPMLQRIYGTAFPTKEALEEHLKLIEEAKARDHRKLGKELDLFFFDPVSPAMPFLLPRGAFVYNRLVQYLRDLYVHYGYEEVITPQAFDPKLFRTSGHLGNYNENMYRLWTEDVIEEALAAKDPTPESVAKALQESSFALKPMNCPSHCVIYGVRKRSYRELPWRVADFGRLHRYERGGVVHGLSRVRTFCQDDAHIFCTREQVPSEIERFLKMFYAIYKAFSLTKIDIRLATRPDKRIGADEDWDMSEKALAEGLERAGLPFTFSPGEGAFYGPKLEFHVQDALKRSWQLGTMQYDPNLPERFELEYTGEDGKAHRPVMLHRAIFGTFERFLSVYLEHIGGNFPTWLAPSQVIVLTVSDKSEAYGRSVLEELKAQGHRAEADFSGDKLGAKIRTARTMRHPYMLVVGPKDAEAGTVSVRARDAGDLGAMPRADFLAKLAAESSPPTE, from the coding sequence ATGGAAAAGCGCATCCCCGCGGGGGATCTGGTCAAGCAGAAGGGACAGCTCGCACCCGACGTCATCGCGATCAAGACGTCCGACACGCGCCTCGGCAAGAACGGGATCGTCGATCTCTTCACGCCGATCCCGGAGGACACGGCGTTCTCCGTCATTCGCGAGAACGACAAGGAAGGCCTCGACGTCATCCGTCACTCCACCGCGCACGTCATGGCCGACGCCGTGCAGCGCCTCTTCCCGGGGACGAAGGTCACGATCGGCCCCGCGATCGAGGACGGCTTCTATTACGACTTCGACAAGGCGGGCGGCGGCTCCTTCACCGAGGAGGACCTCGCGAAGATCGAGCAGACGATGATGGAGGTCGTCGCGAAGGACACGCCGTTCCGCCGCGAGGTCGTCTCCCGCAACGACGCGCTCGCGCTGTTCGAGCGGATGGGTGAGACGTTCAAGTGCGAGATCATCCGCTCCATCCCGGAGGACGAGGAGATCAGCCTCTACAAGCACGGCCCCGCCGGCACGAAGGAGGAGTGGGTCGACGTCTGCGAGGGCCCGCACGTGCCTTCGACGGGGAAGCTCCGCGCGGTGAAGCTCACGAGCGTGGCGGGCGCGTACTGGCGCGGCGACGAGCGCAACCCGATGCTCCAGCGCATCTACGGCACGGCGTTCCCGACGAAGGAGGCCCTCGAAGAGCACCTGAAGCTCATCGAGGAGGCGAAGGCGCGCGACCACCGCAAGCTCGGGAAGGAGCTCGATCTCTTCTTCTTCGATCCGGTGTCGCCCGCGATGCCGTTCCTGCTCCCGCGCGGCGCGTTCGTCTACAACCGCCTCGTCCAGTACCTGCGCGATCTCTACGTGCACTACGGCTACGAGGAGGTGATCACGCCGCAGGCGTTCGATCCGAAGCTGTTTCGCACGAGCGGCCACCTCGGCAACTACAACGAGAACATGTACCGCCTCTGGACGGAGGACGTGATCGAGGAGGCGCTCGCGGCGAAGGACCCGACCCCCGAGAGCGTCGCGAAGGCGCTCCAGGAATCGTCGTTTGCGCTAAAACCGATGAATTGCCCTTCGCACTGCGTCATCTACGGGGTGCGGAAGCGGAGCTACCGCGAGCTCCCGTGGCGCGTGGCCGACTTCGGTCGGCTGCATCGTTACGAGCGCGGCGGCGTCGTGCACGGTCTGTCGCGTGTGCGCACGTTCTGCCAGGACGACGCGCACATCTTCTGCACGCGGGAGCAGGTGCCGAGCGAGATCGAGCGCTTCCTCAAGATGTTCTACGCGATCTACAAGGCGTTCTCGCTCACCAAGATCGACATCCGTCTCGCGACGCGCCCGGACAAGCGCATCGGCGCGGACGAGGACTGGGACATGAGCGAGAAGGCGCTCGCGGAGGGGCTCGAGCGCGCGGGCCTGCCGTTCACGTTCTCGCCGGGCGAGGGCGCGTTCTACGGCCCGAAGCTCGAGTTCCACGTGCAAGATGCATTGAAGCGGAGCTGGCAGCTCGGCACGATGCAGTACGACCCGAACCTGCCCGAGCGCTTCGAGCTCGAGTACACGGGCGAGGACGGCAAGGCGCACCGCCCGGTGATGCTCCACCGCGCCATCTTCGGCACGTTCGAGCGTTTCCTGTCCGTGTACCTCGAGCACATCGGCGGGAACTTCCCGACGTGGCTCGCGCCGTCGCAGGTTATCGTCCTCACCGTGAGCGACAAGAGCGAGGCCTACGGGCGCTCGGTCCTCGAGGAGCTCAAGGCGCAGGGCCACCGCGCGGAGGCAGACTTCAGCGGCGACAAGCTCGGCGCGAAGATCCGCACCGCGCGCACGATGCGCCACCCATACATGCTCGTCGTCGGCCCGAAGGACGCCGAAGCCGGCACCGTCTCGGTCCGCGCCCGCGACGCCGGCGACCTCGGCGCGATGCCCCGCGCCGACTTCCTCGCGAAGCTCGCCGCGGAGAGCAGCCCTCCCACGGAGTGA
- a CDS encoding FHA domain-containing protein: MNPGLPEEQIFPVAPTAKGGAPVTIGRTKDNQIFCLHKSLSRKHARIEFDGRRVTVTDLQSKNGVFHNGRRVARCEVSEGDTFRCGDITFLVEGATFRSPATKLVPVGRDDRAVATLPSPMAKLPDFGHTKVSSGNDGDRNNYKDKLFLLIRASELCVSELSIDRVLEELVTLAVQAITVDRCALLALDDQTLDMHPRVVKSFTHSTRYPYSQRVVDFVVDHGSPASFADVSRDRRLPGDAARDADVRAAMCVPINPGGGTIGVIYVDSLSHSELYKPDDLALLRAIANHAAVAIEGAALRGGEARGRSLVPSMPRPPR; this comes from the coding sequence ATGAACCCCGGGCTCCCGGAGGAGCAGATCTTCCCGGTCGCGCCGACCGCGAAGGGGGGAGCGCCTGTGACGATCGGGCGCACCAAGGACAACCAGATCTTCTGCCTCCACAAGAGCCTCTCGCGGAAACACGCCCGCATCGAGTTCGACGGGCGCCGCGTGACGGTGACCGATCTTCAGAGCAAGAACGGGGTGTTCCACAACGGCCGGCGCGTCGCGCGCTGCGAGGTCAGCGAGGGCGACACGTTCCGCTGCGGCGACATCACCTTCCTCGTCGAGGGCGCCACCTTCCGGAGCCCGGCCACCAAGCTCGTGCCGGTGGGACGCGACGACCGCGCCGTCGCGACCCTCCCCTCCCCCATGGCCAAGCTGCCGGACTTCGGGCACACGAAGGTGTCCTCCGGCAACGACGGCGACCGCAACAACTACAAGGACAAGCTGTTCCTCCTCATCCGCGCGAGCGAGCTCTGCGTCAGCGAGCTCTCGATCGATCGTGTCCTCGAGGAGCTCGTCACGCTCGCGGTGCAGGCGATCACGGTCGACCGCTGCGCCCTGCTCGCCCTCGACGACCAGACCCTCGACATGCACCCCCGCGTCGTGAAGTCCTTCACGCACAGCACGCGCTACCCGTACAGCCAGCGCGTCGTCGACTTCGTCGTCGACCACGGCAGCCCCGCGTCGTTCGCCGACGTCTCGCGCGACCGCCGCCTCCCCGGCGACGCCGCGCGCGACGCCGACGTCCGCGCCGCGATGTGCGTCCCGATCAACCCCGGCGGCGGCACGATCGGCGTCATCTACGTCGACTCCCTCTCGCACTCCGAGCTCTACAAGCCCGACGACCTCGCCCTCCTCCGCGCGATCGCAAACCACGCCGCCGTCGCGATCGAAGGCGCCGCCCTACGCGGCGGCGAAGCCCGCGGCCGAAGCCTCGTCCCCTCGATGCCGCGGCCCCCGCGGTGA
- a CDS encoding PQQ-dependent sugar dehydrogenase, translating into MAFRRVALPLCALFSSFAACGGDDTTPAASSLDGGPGDVPPGPDGGPQTTFPKGEGDPCRGEPLGDDAFVADGLCVRLVANEKVSHLRQITFAPNGDILGALSSGRIVLMHDADGDGRFSASEITTWGEAGGDTNNAFIDVAGNYVYAGSPTGVKRFAWDPAAPQGGPAEDVVVNQPGGGHAMRTAKVYDGFLYVDSGSSGNQSHDDQVKGEYDGKRSLIKRFDLSKLVAGTPFDWNKDGENVSLGLRNPNGFARNETTGKIYAVVNGLDNQSYKGADVHQDNPGEQVAEVAAGKNYGYPFCFTAQRVVVGGALDAPAGTQLMAGFVNQPDRDDAWCAANSQKPTTFVQAHAAPLDITFFDKQPSGALPERWRGGAFIALHGSWNRDASTGHKVVWQPFHPDGSSPMPASTKDETTWPHEVVFGGAEGGKPKDGRWQWRTDANADSPRPSGVAVSPIDGALYVATDSPGALYRVGLTR; encoded by the coding sequence ACGCCGGCGGCGTCGTCGCTCGACGGCGGTCCCGGGGACGTCCCGCCGGGGCCCGACGGCGGACCGCAGACGACCTTCCCGAAAGGTGAGGGCGATCCTTGCCGCGGCGAGCCGCTCGGCGACGACGCGTTCGTCGCGGACGGTCTCTGCGTGCGCCTCGTCGCGAACGAGAAGGTGAGCCACCTCCGTCAGATCACGTTCGCGCCGAACGGCGACATCCTCGGCGCGCTCTCGAGCGGACGCATCGTCCTCATGCACGACGCCGACGGGGACGGCCGCTTTTCCGCGAGCGAGATCACGACCTGGGGCGAGGCGGGCGGCGACACGAACAACGCGTTCATCGACGTCGCCGGCAACTACGTCTACGCCGGCTCGCCGACCGGCGTGAAGCGCTTCGCCTGGGATCCCGCGGCGCCGCAGGGTGGACCGGCGGAGGACGTCGTCGTCAACCAGCCCGGCGGCGGCCACGCGATGCGCACGGCGAAGGTCTACGACGGCTTCCTCTACGTCGACTCGGGCTCCTCCGGGAACCAGTCGCACGACGATCAGGTGAAGGGCGAGTACGACGGCAAGCGCTCGCTCATCAAGCGGTTCGATCTCTCGAAGCTCGTCGCCGGCACGCCGTTCGACTGGAACAAGGACGGCGAGAACGTCTCGCTCGGGCTCCGGAACCCGAACGGCTTCGCGCGCAACGAGACGACGGGGAAGATCTACGCCGTCGTCAACGGCCTCGACAACCAATCGTACAAGGGCGCCGACGTCCACCAGGACAACCCCGGCGAGCAGGTCGCGGAGGTCGCGGCCGGGAAGAATTACGGCTACCCGTTCTGCTTCACCGCGCAGCGCGTGGTCGTCGGCGGCGCGCTCGACGCGCCGGCGGGCACGCAGCTCATGGCCGGCTTCGTGAACCAGCCCGATCGCGACGACGCGTGGTGCGCGGCGAATTCGCAGAAGCCGACGACCTTCGTCCAGGCGCACGCGGCGCCGCTCGACATCACGTTCTTCGACAAGCAGCCGTCGGGCGCGCTGCCGGAGAGGTGGCGCGGCGGCGCGTTCATCGCGCTCCACGGCTCGTGGAACCGCGACGCGTCCACCGGCCACAAGGTCGTGTGGCAGCCGTTCCATCCGGACGGCTCGTCGCCGATGCCGGCGTCGACGAAGGACGAGACGACGTGGCCGCACGAGGTCGTGTTCGGCGGCGCCGAGGGCGGCAAGCCGAAGGACGGCCGCTGGCAGTGGCGCACGGACGCGAACGCGGACTCGCCGCGTCCGTCGGGCGTCGCGGTCTCGCCGATCGACGGCGCGCTCTACGTCGCGACGGACTCTCCGGGCGCGCTCTACCGCGTCGGCCTGACGCGTTAG